One genomic window of Cyprinus carpio isolate SPL01 chromosome A23, ASM1834038v1, whole genome shotgun sequence includes the following:
- the LOC109101291 gene encoding PHD finger protein 20-like encodes MSKSPPHRRGITFEVGAQLEARDSLKNWYAASIEKIDYEDEKVLIHYRQWSHRYDEWFDWSSPYLRPVQRIQLRKQGLPERQSAPGFHVNQKVLASWSDCRYYPAKILSRDKDGFYTVKFFDGVIKTVKGIKVKPFRKESSEGRTNQQTRKRGDQNGKKWTTKENGNSRSNSSRHSTSDQDGESESEEDEEDATVMDESRALQNGGESESTETKILNESEQSSAEHNQKQPSEENKTELLENGESNKPEEKEMNGGQEESKALQNGVDKNDGDKKEKEEATDESTGLPRRTRSRMADGIDVETSSGPELRKRRASTGQMPPSKRSRANSSTDRNSQSQIKPVKSDPVPETLESKDGPTSHAENTAPKEEAGSTPDLDAAVKQPQTIHLPTTNKYSREPLYRVIKNQPPPILSIELDHNLFKCKIAGCLKSFRKASLLHYHMKYYHAQSDPSPPPCAQTRSSDKQIHSKETPRRRRTVSASHHTPSPLSDSRSGRTLSPPAVAMHRQRSATLGAERSKENQHFNCSLHDDRDWVAKETGAKERERLREKRQRDFFRIKLKKKKKKKRKSKSGEDSSSDLSSDSPVWSEDESDAELDLNVPLSEQGVETVTHGSEIVRCICEAQEENDFMIQCDECLCWQHGTCMGLYEDSVPDSYSCYICRDPPAQRQSQRYWYDKDWLSSGHMYGLSFLEENYSHQNSKKVVAAHQLLGDVHRVFEVLNGLQLKMSILQTQAHPDLKFWRQPWKPADSLRRKMAGDSGIATPFPSSPLEMGVNEFETLKSEVPSPVETHCSFQDSYISSEHCYQKPRTYYPAVERRLVVETRCGSELEDSLRSTEDLLEMAEQRYGTPLDHDQHKLQLTESSFSKELESRMKQLVSAEQEKSCVVEIKEEEPDPVTPDPKPDPDLVLHQQWQLNLLEHIEAVQDEVTHRMDLIERELDVLESWLDYTGELEPPDPLARLPQLKHRIRQLLTDLGTVQQIALCSSSS; translated from the exons ATGTCAAAGAGCCCTCCTCACAGGCGTGGGATCACGTTCGAGGTGGGAGCGCAGCTGGAGGCGAGGGACAGTCTGAAGAACTG GTATGCAGCTAGCATTGAGAAGATCGACTATGAAGACGAGAAGGTTTTGATCCACTACAGGCAGTGGAGTCACCGTTATGATGAGTGGTTTGACTGGAGCAGTCCATACCTCAGACCCGTGCAACGAATCCAGCTTCGAAAACAAGGTCTCCCTGAACGGCAGAGCGCTCCA GGCTTTCATGTCAACCAGAAAGTTCTTGCCAGCTGGTCAGACTGTCGGTACTACCCTGCTAAGATCCTGTCCCGGGACAAAGATG GTTTCTACACAGTGAAGTTTTTTGATGGAGTCATAAAGACAGTGAAGGGGATTAAGGTGAAGCCGTTCCGCAAGGAG AGCTCTGAAGGCAGGACTAATCAGCAGACTCGAAAGCGGGGCGATCAGAACGGGAAAAAATGGACGACCAAGGAGAACGGCAACAGCAGAAGTAACAGCTCGAGACACAGCACGTCTGACCAGGATGGAGAGAGCGAGTCggaggaggatgaagaagacGCCACAGTGATGGATGAGTCCAGAGCGCTCCAAAATGGTGGAGAGAGTGAAAGCACTGAAACGAAGATATTGAACGAATCCGAGCAGAGTTCTGCAGAGCACAACCAAAAACAGCCCAGTGAAGAAAACAAGACCGAACTGCTTGAGAATGGAGAATCGAACAAACCAGAGGAGAAAGAGATGAATGGAGGACAGGAGGAGTCCAAAGCACTTCAAAATGGCGTGGACAAGAACGACGGAGACAAGAAAGAGAAGGAAGAAGCAACAGATGAAAGCACCGGTCTGCCCAGAAGGACACGGAGTAGGATGGCAGATG GAATAGATGTGGAAACGTCCAGCGGTCCAGAACTGAGGAAGAGACGTGCATCAACAGGACAGATGCCACCGTCCAAAAGGAGCAGAGCCAATTCAAGCACAG ACAGAAACAGTCAATCCCAGATCAAACCGGTTAAATCAGACCCTGTCCCAGAGACTTTAGAAAGTAAGGATGGCCCAACCAGTCATGCAGAAAATACAGCACCCAAAGAGGAGGCAGGATCCACACCTGATCTTG ATGCAGCAGTCAAACAGCCACAAACAATCCACCTTCCAACCACAAACAAGTATAGCAGAGAACCAT TGTACAGGGTCATCAAAAACCAGCCGCCCCCTATCCTGTCCATTGAGCTGGACCACAACCTGTTCAAATGCAAGATCGCAGGCTGCCTCAAGTCTTTCCGCAAGGCGTCCCTGCTGCACTACCACATGAAGTACTATCACGCACAGAGCGACCCAAGCCCCCCTCCCTGCGCCCAGACGCGCTCCTCAGACAAACAGATCCACAGCAAGGAGACCCCTCGCAGGCGCCGGACCGTCTCGGCTTCCCACC ATACTCCCTCTCCTCTGAGTGACAGTAGGTCAGGTCGCACTCTGTCGCCCCCTGCTGTCGCCATGCACCGGCAGCGCTCGGCCACGCTGGGCGCAGAGAGGAGCAAAGAGAACCAACACTTCAACTGCTCGCTGCATGACGACAGAGACTGGGTTGCCAAGGAAACAG GAGCGAAAGAACGGGAGAGGCTGAGGGAGAAGCGGCAGAGGGATTTCTTCCGCATCAaactgaagaaaaagaagaagaagaaaaggaagtCGAAGTCAG GTGAAGACAGCAGCAGTGATTTGTCCTCAGACAGTCCTGTATGGAGTGAGGACGAGTCTGACGCTGAGCTGGATCTGAACGTGCCCCTCTCAGAGCAGGGTGTGGAAACGGTCACTCACGGCTCTGAGATCGTACGCTGTATTTGTGAAGCGCAGGAGGAGAACGACTTCATGATACAG TGTGATGAGTGTTTGTGCTGGCAGCATGGGACGTGTATGGGTCTGTATGAGGACAGCGTGCCAGACAGCTACAGCTGTTACATCTGCAGAGACCCACCAG CCCAGAGGCAGAGTCAAAGGTACTGGTATGATAAAGACTGGCTGAGCAGCGGTCACATGTATGGCTTGTCTTTCCTGGAGGAGAACTACTCCCACCAGAACAGTAAGAAAGTGGTAGCCGCCCATCAGCTTCTGGGGGACGTCCACCGTGTGTTTGAGGTCCTGAACGGCCTTCAGCTCAAAATGAGCATCCTACA GACACAAGCCCATCCAGATCTGAAGTTCTGGCGGCAGCCCTGGAAACCTGCAGACAGCCTACGGAGGAAGATGGCAGGTGACTCGGGCATAGCTACTCCCTTCCCCTCCTCACCCCTTGAAATGGGAGTGAATGAGTTTGAGACATTGAAAAGCGAAGTCCCATCACCTGTGGAGACGCATTGCTCTTTTCAGGACTCGTACATTAGCAGCGAGCACTGCTACCAGAAGCCCCGTACGTACTACCCGGCGGTGGAGAGAAGACTTGTGGTGGAGACACGTTGCGGTTCTGAGCTGGAGGACAGTCTTAGGAGCACAGAGGACCTACTAGAGATGGCCGAGCAGAGGTACGGCACACCACTGGACCACGATCAGCACAAGCTTCAGCTGACCGAAAGCTCCTTTAGTAAG GAGCTGGAGAGCCGTATGAAACAACTGGTTTCCGCAGAGCAGGAAAAGAGTTGTGTGGTAGAAATCAAGGAAGAGGAGCCTGACCCTGTGACCCCTGACCCAAAGCCTGACCCTGACCTTGTGCTGCACCAGCAGTGGCAGCTGAACCTGCTGGAGCACATTGAAGCAGTGCAGGACGAGGTGACACACAGGATGGACCTTATCGAGCGAGAACTAGACG TGCTGGAGAGTTGGCTAGACTACACAGGTGAGCTGGAACCTCCAGATCCGCTGGCACGCCTCCCTCAGCTGAAACATCGCATCAGACAGCTCCTGACTGACCTGGGAACAGTCCAGCAGATCGCACTCTGCTCCTCGTCCTCTTGA